Proteins from a single region of Carassius gibelio isolate Cgi1373 ecotype wild population from Czech Republic chromosome B15, carGib1.2-hapl.c, whole genome shotgun sequence:
- the LOC127973137 gene encoding odorant receptor 131-2-like, which translates to MMNLTENNNLSNTFYLKAMNEKPLVVQVLVGILLYVNGLMIFTFLKKEAFRETRYILFAQTLFVDTVLMLLSDLTLMMSFYQYPVHIIPCYIFCTLMFLLYVCSPLTLVAMCLERYVAICMPLRHSSISTPKNTFIGLLVIWSVSFVIPLFILIASFCYIPPGVSHQYVVCSVEIMLQVKWLADMRAISLQLLFIMMFCIIVSTYFKIILAARSASTERKNSTNKGLKTIILHGVQLLLSMMQLITPYIDMPLWKVDFMLFVNVRYSNFILFLILPRCLSPLVYGLRDKKFYNALKYYAFCGILVCNKHKIRDSKPSEV; encoded by the coding sequence ATGATGAACTTAACCGAAAACAACAATTTGagcaacacattttatttgaaagCAATGAATGAGAAGCCTTTGGTGGTGCAGGTGCTGGTGGGGATTCTTCTCTATGTGAACGGACTGATGATTTTCACTTTTTTGAAGAAAGAGGCCTTCAGGGAAACACGCTACATTCTGTTTGCTCAGACTCTTTTTGTTGACACTGTTCTTATGCTGTTGAGTGATTTAACCCTCATGATGTCATTTTACCAGTACCCTGTGCATATAATTCCTTGTTATATCTTCTGTACACTTATGTTTTTGCTCTATGTTTGTTCACCCCTCACTCTTGTCGCCATGTGTTTGGAGCGCTATGTAGCAATATGTATGCCTTTAAGACATTCTAGCATCTCCACCcctaaaaatacttttatagGGCTTCTCGTCATATGGAGTGTCAGTTTTGTCATtccattgtttattttaattgccTCTTTTTGTTATATTCCTCCTGGTGTCTCTCACCAATATGTTGTGTGTAGTGTGGAAATCATGTTACAGGTAAAATGGCTGGCAGACATGAGAGCGATTAGTCTGCAACTCTTATTCATCATGATGTTTTGTATTATTGTCTCCACTTACTTCAAGATTATACtggcggccagatctgcctcaaCCGAGAGAAAGAACTCCACAAATAAGGGTCTCAAAACTATAATTCTCCATGGTGTTCAGCTGCTTCTGTCTATGATGCAGCTTATAACTCCTTACATAGATATGCCTTTATGGAAAGTAGATTTTATGCTATTTGTGAATGTAAGATACTCAAATTTCATCTTGTTTTTGATCTTGCCTCGTTGTTTGAGTCCCCTAGTTTATGGATTACGAGACAAAAagttttataatgctcttaaatATTATGCTTTTTGTGGCATTTTAGTTTGTAATAAGCACAAAATAAGAGACAGTAAACCTTCAGAAGTGTAG
- the LOC127973061 gene encoding odorant receptor 131-2-like has translation MNLTQYTNLSSTPNSNEGNQKLLLVQVLVGILLYVNGLMIFTFLKKEAFRETRYILFAQTLFADSALMLLTDLTLMGSFYQYPVHIIPCYIFCTLTSLVSVVSPMTLVAMCLERYVAICMPLRHSSISTPKNTFIGLLVIWSVSFIIPLFIFIVCFVYIPPGFLRIYVVCTVEAMLQIKWLADMRATSLQLLFIMMFSIIVSTYIKIMLAARSASEKKNSTNKGLKTIVLHGVQLLLSMMQLLIPYIEMPLWKVNVMLFVNVRYSNFILFLILPRCLSPLVYGLRDKKFYNALKYYAFCGILACNKHKIRDGKTFRGVVSISIHN, from the coding sequence ATGAACTTAACCCAATACACCAATTTGAGCAGCACGCCTAATTCGAACGAAGGAAATCAGAAGCTTTTGCTGGTGCAGGTGCTGGTGGGGATTCTTCTCTATGTGAACGGACTGATGATTTTCACTTTTTTGAAGAAAGAGGCCTTCAGGGAAACGCGCTACATTCTGTTTGCTCAGACTCTTTTTGCTGACTCTGCTCTTATGCTGTTGACTGATTTAACCCTCATGGGGTCATTTTACCAGTACCCTGTGCATATAATTCCTTGCTATATCTTCTGCACACTTACATCTTTGGTCTCTGTTGTTTCACCCATGACTCTTGTCGCCATGTGTTTGGAGCGCTATGTAGCCATATGTATGCCTTTAAGACATTCTAGCATCTCCACCCCTAAAAACACCTTCATTGGGCTTCTCGTCATATGGAGTGTCAGTTTTATCATcccattgtttattttcatagtctgttttgtctatattcCTCCTGGTTTCTTGCGCATTTATGTTGTGTGTACAGTGGAGGCCATGTTACAGATAAAATGGCTGGCAGACATGAGAGCGACGAGTCTGCAGCTCTTATTCATCATGATGTTCAGTATTATTGTCTCCACCTACATTAAGATTATGTtggcggccagatctgcctcagAGAAGAAAAACTCAACAAATAAGGGTCTCAAAACTATAGTTCTCCATGGTGTTCAGCTGCTTCTGTCTATGATGCAGCTTTTAATCCCTTACATAGAAATGCCTTTATGGAAAGTAAATGTCATGCTGTTTGTGAATGTAAGATACTCAAATTTCATCTTGTTTTTGATCTTGCCTCGTTGTTTGAGTCCCTTAGTTTACGGATTAAGAGACAAAAagttttataatgctcttaaatATTATGCCTTTTGTGGCATTTTGGCATGTAATAAGCACAAAATAAGAGATGGAAAGACCTTTAGAGGAGTAGTAAGCATTTCCATACACAATTAA